One window of Medicago truncatula cultivar Jemalong A17 chromosome 2, MtrunA17r5.0-ANR, whole genome shotgun sequence genomic DNA carries:
- the LOC120578157 gene encoding UDP-glucose flavonoid 3-O-glucosyltransferase 7, giving the protein MEGVEVERPLKIHFIPYLASGHMIPLCDIATMFASRGQQVTIITTPSNAQSLTKSLSSAASFFLRFHTVDFPSQQVDLPEGIESMSSTTDSMTSWKIHRGAMLLHGSIEDFMEKDPPDCIISDSAYPWANDLAHKLQIPNLTFNGLSLFTVSLVESLQANNLLHSDTNSDLDSSSFVVPNFPHRITLCGKPPKVISKFLKMMLGTVLKSKALIINNFTELDGEECIQHYEKTTGHKVWHLGPTSLIRKTIQEKAERGKEGDVNMHECMSWLDSEKVNSVLYICFGSINYFSDKQLYEMACAIEASSHPFIWVVPEKKGKEDESEEEKEKWLPKGFEERNIRRMGLIIKGWAPQVKILSHPAVGGFMTHCGGNSIVESVSAGVPMITWPVHGDQFYNEKLVTQFRGIGVEVGATEWCKNGVAEREKLVSRDNIEKAVRRLMENGDEAKNMRLLAQEFGEKATQAIQEGGSSYNNLLALIEELKRLRDPKRHD; this is encoded by the coding sequence ATGGAAGGTGTTGAAGTGGAACGACCACTGAAAATTCACTTCATTCCATATCTAGCATCTGGACATATGATCCCTCTTTGTGACATAGCAACTATGTTTGCATCCCGTGGCCAACAAGTCACAATCATCACCACTCCCTCCAACGCTCAATCCCTAACCAAATCTCTCTCATCCGCGGCTTCCTTCTTCCTCCGCTTCCACACCGTCGACTTTCCCTCCCAACAAGTCGACCTCCCTGAAGGCATTGAATCTATGTCTTCCACCACTGACTCTATGACCTCTTGGAAGATCCACCGTGGCGCAATGCTCCTCCATGGATCCATTGAGGATTTCATGGAGAAAGATCCACCAGATTGTATCATCTCCGACTCCGCATACCCATGGGCTAATGACTTGGCGCATAAGCTTCAGATCCCAAACCTCACATTCAATGGATTGTCACTTTTTACCGTCTCTCTCGTGGAATCCCTCCAAGCAAACAACTTACTTCATTCTGATACTAATTCTGATTTGGATTCAAGTTCCTTTGTTGTTCCAAATTTTCCTCATCGTATAACCTTGTGCGGAAAACCGCCAAAGGTAATTAGCAAATTCCTAAAAATGATGCTTGGGACAGTGCTCAAAAGTAAAGcactcatcatcaacaacttcacTGAACTTGACGGAGAAGAGTGCATCCAACACTATGAGAAAACCACGGGTCACAAGGTTTGGCATCTCGGTCCAACTTCTCTTATTCGTAAAACCATTCAAGAGAAAGCAGAGAGGGGAAAGGAGGGTGATGTGAACATGCACGAATGCATGAGTTGGCTCGACTCAGAGAAAGTTAACTCGGTGTTGTACATATGTTTTGGAAGCATCAACTATTTCTCTGATAAACAACTATATGAGATGGCGTGCGCAATAGAAGCATCTAGTCACCCATTCATATGGGTTGTTCCTGAGAAGAAAGGGAAAGAAGATGAGAGtgaggaagagaaagaaaagtggTTGCCAAAGGGATTCGAAGAGAGAAACATTAGGAGGATGGGTTTGATCATTAAGGGTTGGGCCCCACAAGTTAAGATATTGAGCCACCCTGCGGTGGGGGGATTTATGACGCATTGCGGGGGGAACTCAATTGTAGAGTCTGTTAGTGCGGGAGTTCCAATGATAACGTGGCCGGTTCATGGAGATCAATTCTACAACGAGAAACTGGTAACACAATTTCGAGGAATTGGAGTGGAAGTCGGTGCAACGGAATGGTGTAAGAATGGTGTTGCGGAGAGAGAGAAGTTGGTGAGCAGGGATAACATAGAGAAGGCTGTGAGGAGATTGATGGAGAATGGTGATGAAGCTAAAAATATGAGGCTACTTGCTCAAGAGTTTGGAGAAAAGGCTACACAAGCTATTCAAGAAGGTGGCTCGTCTTATAATAATTTGTTGGCTTTAATTGAAGAACTTAAAAGATTGAGAGACCCCAAGCGACATGATTAA